The Paenalcaligenes faecalis genome has a window encoding:
- a CDS encoding ISL3 family transposase, translated as MSPFDFILGLAGVEVIRAERGSTLQVWAQPTRRPSCMYCQSAPVRIKATEVRTLKHTRQGNRLMLLHLRVPKYHCVACNRYFRHRFAGILPRYRATECFKLEVFEAHHGGVSQRQISRTHQLGSATVERWYQGFIKQRVSELSARECPTVLGIDEHFFSRKKGYATTLVDLKNHKVFDVVLGRSEASLEGYLRRLTARDRVRVVVMDLSPTYRAIVRKYFPKAKIVADRFHVVRMVNQHLMAHWKECDAIGRKNRGLISLMRRHHWNLTPIQQARLARYLESYPTLAAMYDAKQRLMHFLLLKGLTARKVRTLLPEFMALVEQFRQSPARKMAETLSSWFEPIIRMWRFTKSNGITEGFHTKMEMLSRRAFGFRNFENYRLRVLAHCGWDGVINRV; from the coding sequence ATGTCCCCATTTGATTTTATCTTAGGTCTTGCTGGTGTGGAAGTGATTCGTGCTGAGCGTGGTTCAACACTACAGGTGTGGGCTCAGCCCACACGACGTCCTTCGTGCATGTATTGTCAGAGCGCACCGGTGCGGATTAAAGCCACTGAGGTTCGTACGCTTAAGCATACACGGCAAGGCAATCGCTTAATGCTGCTGCACCTGCGTGTGCCTAAGTACCACTGTGTGGCGTGTAATCGTTATTTCCGCCACCGTTTTGCAGGCATCTTGCCACGCTACCGTGCGACAGAGTGCTTCAAATTAGAGGTGTTTGAGGCGCACCATGGCGGTGTGAGTCAACGTCAGATATCGCGCACGCACCAGCTAGGTAGCGCAACGGTTGAGCGTTGGTATCAAGGCTTTATTAAGCAGCGCGTTTCTGAACTCTCGGCTCGAGAGTGTCCAACGGTTCTGGGGATTGATGAGCATTTCTTTAGTCGTAAAAAGGGCTATGCCACGACGCTTGTTGATCTAAAAAACCATAAAGTATTTGATGTGGTGCTAGGCCGATCCGAGGCCAGCTTGGAGGGGTATTTACGCCGGTTAACAGCTCGAGACCGCGTTCGAGTCGTGGTGATGGATTTATCACCTACTTACCGGGCGATTGTGCGTAAGTATTTCCCTAAAGCCAAGATTGTCGCGGATCGTTTCCACGTGGTGCGTATGGTGAATCAGCATTTGATGGCGCACTGGAAGGAGTGTGATGCAATAGGTCGAAAAAACCGGGGCTTGATCAGTCTCATGCGACGTCATCACTGGAACCTAACCCCAATACAGCAAGCGAGATTAGCCCGTTATTTAGAGTCATACCCCACGCTGGCCGCAATGTATGACGCCAAGCAACGGCTGATGCATTTTCTGCTACTCAAAGGCTTAACGGCTCGAAAGGTCAGAACGTTACTGCCAGAATTTATGGCGTTAGTAGAACAGTTCAGGCAAAGCCCGGCTCGCAAGATGGCCGAGACGTTAAGTAGCTGGTTTGAACCCATCATTCGGATGTGGCGTTTTACGAAAAGTAATGGCATTACCGAAGGCTTTCACACTAAAATGGAAATGTTATCTCGCCGTGCGTTTGGGTTTAGGAATTTTGAGAACTACCGCTTGCGCGTTTTAGCTCACTGCGGTTGGGATGGTGTCATTAATCGCGTGTAA
- a CDS encoding transposase: protein MYDAKQRLMHFLLLKGLTARKVRTLLPEFMALVEQFRQSPARKMAETLSSWFEPIIRMWRFTKSNGITEGFHTKMEMLSRRAFGFRNFENYRLRVLAHCGWDGVINRV, encoded by the coding sequence ATGTATGACGCCAAGCAACGGCTGATGCATTTTCTGCTACTCAAAGGCTTAACGGCTCGAAAGGTCAGAACGTTACTGCCAGAATTTATGGCGTTAGTAGAACAGTTCAGGCAAAGCCCGGCTCGCAAGATGGCCGAGACGTTAAGTAGCTGGTTTGAACCCATCATTCGGATGTGGCGTTTTACGAAAAGTAATGGCATTACCGAAGGCTTTCACACTAAAATGGAAATGTTATCTCGCCGTGCGTTTGGGTTTAGGAATTTTGAGAACTACCGCTTGCGCGTTTTAGCTCACTGCGGTTGGGATGGTGTCATTAATCGCGTGTAA
- a CDS encoding tripartite tricarboxylate transporter substrate binding protein — protein sequence MKRVVAGAVVLILLVVAVLAWRPNVQAAATKARSYPTKAVTLVVTFPPGGGTDLLARKLGAELEKRWRTPVIIENRPGASGNIGARYVADSKADGYTLLMVNSSFAINPGVYRQLGFDPKKDFEPIIHVAWIPSVIVVGENSPVTDLASALQQSQAGSVAFASCGNGTPQHLAGEMLAERTGTTMLHIPYRGCGPAITDIMSGQVPLGIVTLSSAMGFIESGKLKPVAITAATRSPVMPDIPTVMEYGIENYQLDQWHGLLAPAGTPAELITQLNQTIVKLMEDEKIQHDLKKLGYTPFRTTADEFKRIIHADIDRFAALTTRVELKIN from the coding sequence ATGAAACGAGTGGTGGCGGGTGCAGTGGTGTTGATCCTATTGGTCGTTGCGGTGTTGGCGTGGCGGCCTAATGTACAGGCGGCGGCAACCAAGGCGCGTTCCTATCCGACTAAAGCTGTCACCCTAGTTGTGACTTTTCCGCCCGGCGGAGGCACGGATTTATTAGCCAGAAAACTGGGCGCAGAGCTAGAAAAACGCTGGCGTACCCCTGTTATCATCGAAAATCGACCCGGAGCCAGTGGCAATATTGGCGCCCGTTATGTGGCTGATAGTAAAGCTGACGGCTACACCTTATTGATGGTCAATAGCTCATTTGCCATCAATCCAGGGGTCTATAGGCAATTAGGGTTTGATCCTAAAAAAGACTTTGAGCCCATTATCCATGTCGCATGGATACCATCCGTTATCGTGGTAGGGGAAAATAGCCCCGTAACGGACTTAGCCAGCGCCTTGCAGCAAAGCCAAGCAGGCAGCGTCGCCTTTGCCTCGTGCGGTAATGGCACGCCGCAGCACCTAGCTGGGGAAATGTTGGCAGAGCGCACCGGCACCACGATGTTACATATCCCATACCGAGGCTGTGGCCCCGCAATCACCGATATTATGTCCGGCCAAGTCCCTCTGGGGATTGTGACCTTATCTAGCGCCATGGGATTCATAGAGAGTGGCAAACTCAAGCCCGTTGCTATCACCGCCGCCACACGTAGCCCCGTGATGCCAGACATCCCTACGGTGATGGAATATGGCATAGAAAATTACCAATTAGATCAATGGCATGGCTTACTTGCCCCAGCAGGAACCCCCGCAGAACTGATCACGCAATTAAACCAAACCATAGTAAAGTTAATGGAAGATGAAAAAATTCAACACGACTTGAAAAAATTAGGTTATACTCCTTTTCGTACTACAGCAGACGAATTTAAACGCATCATTCATGCAGACATAGATCGCTTTGCCGCCCTAACTACACGGGTAGAACTAAAGATCAATTAA